The DNA region TGTCCATCGCGGACTGAGCGGACAGCCGTCATACTTGGTGAAGGAACAAGGTCCGGCTCACGACCGAGTTGTGTCGGGTGACGCCGGAAATCTGTGGCTTCTCACCACCGCCGCTGGGAGCCTTTTGCTGGCTGCGGAATATTTCTGCGAGGCCGCACCCGGGAAATACGGATCAGGCGCGCGTAAATTCCGCGCTGCCTACGGCGTGAGGGCCGTTTCTTCATGAAGCTAGATGTCAATGGTGAACTCCACGACGTGGATGACCGGCATGCCAAGACGCCCCTGCTGTGGGTTCTGCGTGACGTTCTCGGAGTACGCAGTGTGAAGTTCGGCTGCGGGGGCGGGTTCTGCGCGGCGTGCACGGTTTTGGTGGATGGCAAGGCGGTGAAGGCCTGCCAGCAGCTGGCGGGCCGGGTGCAGGGAAAGGTGGTCACCGCGCAGGCAGCGGCGGGTGCAGAGGCAGACGCCGTCCGTGACGCGTGGTACCGCAAGAATGTGGTGCAGTGCGGGTACTGCCAGCCGGGCCAGATCTGTGCCGCCACCGCACTGCTGAGCGCCGATCCCGAGCCCGATGACCTGGCCATCGACAAGGCGATGACCGGCAACCTGTGCCGGTGCGGCACATATCCGCGTATCCGCGCGGCGATCCACGAGGCAGCCGACACGCTGAAGGCCGGCCGACGGCCCGCACCGGTGCCGACAGGCGACACCGGAGGGGAGCCGGTCTTCGACGTCACCGACCCCATCGGCGCATACGTGACGATCGACCCGGACGGGACGGTGCACGTGGCGTCGTCGCAGCTGGAGATGGGCCAGGGCGTCCACACCGCGCTGACCACGATCCTCGCCGAGGAACTCGACGTTGAGCCGGCGTCGGTGCACGTCGTCACGGTCACGGACACGTCCGGACGCTACGACAACCCCATCCTGGGGGGCGGCCTGCAGAGCACCGGTAGTTCGACTTCGCTGATCATGTTCTGGCAGCGCTACCGGCAGATCGCCGCGGTTCTGCGGCAGCGGCTGAAGAACGCCGCCGCCCTGCGGTGGACCGTGCAGGCCGAGGAGATCGAGGTCAGCGCAGGTGTCCTGAGCCATCCCGACGGTCACCGGGCCACGGTGGGCGAGCTGGCGGCCGAGGCCGCGCTGCTGCCCGCGCCGTTGGACGCCCAGCCCAAGCAGGCGGATGAGTATCGGCAGGTGGGACGGGACGGCGGCCCGCGGGTCGACAGCCCGGGCAAGATCTGGGGCACCGCCGCGTACACCATCGACGTGGAGTGGCCCGGTGTGCTGACCGCGCTCGTCGTGCATCCGCCGCTGTTCGGCGCGACGCTCGCCTCGGTCGAGGACGACGCTGCCCGCGAGATGCCCGGCGTCGTTGACGTGGTGACCATCAGCAACGGTGTGGCCGTGGTGGCCGAGACCTTCTTCGACGCCGTCAAGGGCGCCGCCGCTCTGGTCCTCGAGTGGGACAACACCGGCGCGGAGACACGCGGCACCGACCAGTTGCGCGAGGAGCATCTACAGCTCGCCCGCGAGGGGTCCGGCGCCGCCGTCGCGAAGAGCGAGGGCGATGTCGAGGCCGCGCTGGCCGCCGCCCATACGGTCGTCGAGTCCGTCGTAGACGTTCCCTACCTCGCGCACGCTCCGATGGAGCCCCACAACGCGGCCTGCCGGATGCGCGAGGACGGCGTCCTGGAAGTGCGGGCCGGTACCCAGTCCGGAGACGTGGCGCGCATGGTGGCCGCCGACGTGACCGGTCTGCCGGACGACAGGATCGAAGTGCAGACCGCGCTGGCGGGCGGTGGGTTCGGACTGCGGCTGGGAGCAGCCCCGAGCCCGGTCTCGGAGGCCGTGGAGATTACGCAGGCGCTGGGCTTCAAGCACCCGGTCAAGGTGCAGTCGTCACGGACCGAGGAATTCAAGAGCGGCCAGTTCCGGCCCATGGCGGCCGTCCGGGTCCGGGCCGGCCTCGACGCCACCGGCGCGATCACGGCCTGGGACCACCGGGTGGTCGCCCAGGCGGTCGCTGAGTCCCTCCCGGTGACGGGCAAGGCGCTGTTCCAAAACGGCGTGGACATCCTGCAGGTGGTCGGCGCCATCGACCACCCCTACGCCTTCGGCGACCAGCGCGTGGAGATGATCCACTTCCCCACGGCGATCCCGGTGGCGACCTGGCGCAGCATCGGCATGGTCCAGAACGTGCTGGCCATCGAGACCGTGCTGGACGAGATCGCCGAACGCCTGGACCGCGACCCCCTGGAGCTGCGCCGCGACCTGCTCGTCTCCAGCCCGCGCACCCTCGCCGTGCTCAACCTGGCCGCCGAACGCTCCGACTGGTTCACCCCGCTGCCGGCGGGGCGGGCGCGCGGCGTGGCCGTCTCGTCCGGATTCGGCACACACAGTGCCCTGGTCGTCGAGATCTCGACCGACGCACGCGATCAGATCCACCTCGACAGGATCGTCCTCGTCGCCGATCCGGGCACCGTCGTCAACCCGGACATGGTCCGTGCCCAGCTCGAGGGCGGAGCCCTGTTCGGCCTCAGCGCCGCCCTCTCCGGCCGCATCACGCTCAAGGACGGCAACGTCGTCCAGCAGAACTTCGACGGCTACCCCATTATGCGGATGGCAGGCACCCCGGACATCGACATCCATCTCGTGCCGTCCGGGGATGCGCCCGGCGGCATCGGCGAGGTCGCGGTGCCCACCGTGGCACCCGCGCTCGTGAACGCGATCGCCAGCCTGCGCGGCGAGCGCATCCGCAGCCTTCCGGTCAGCACGAGCACCAAGATCTCCCCGACCGGCGGAATCCGCACCCGGATCGCCCACGACCCGTCAGCCCGCCCCGCACCCCAGGAGAATCCCATCACCGCCGTCGACATCGTCCCCACACAGGACGGCCCCTACAAGTGCTCCGGACCGATCACGATCCACGACCACGACGGACGCGAAGTGGACGTTCCGGACGGCGACGTGTACCTATGCCGCTGCGGCGCCTCCGCAAACAAGCCCTTCTGCGACGGCTCACACGCGTCCGTCGCCTTCGACGGAACCCTCAACAACTAGAGCCCGTGGGCGGCGCACCGTGCCGCCCACGCAGGACCGGGTGCGGCATGTCCCTGCGGCCCCGCTCCCACCGCCCACCCCCACCCGCCAGGCACCGCCCCGCCGCGCTCCGCCTGATGCCCGGACAGCCCGTACGGCAGACGCCGTCACGCAACCGAAGGACGAGCACGTGAACAGCACCCTCACCGACAACCCCCAGTGGGAGCAGCTCTACCAGGCCGCGTTGCGCGAGGGCGGCGCCCTGTCGCTCTACGGCGGCGGCCCCGTCACCCTGTACACCGGCGCCGCTGCCGCGTTCGAGAAGGCGTTCCCCGGTATCACCGTCGACATCACCGCGACGTTCTCCAACATCCTGGCCCCGAAGATCGACGCCCAGATCGCTGCCGAGAACCTCGAAGTCGACCTTGCGATCTTCCAGACCGTCCAGGACTTCTACCACTGGAAGCAGCGCTCGGTCCTCACCGCTTACCAGCCCGACGGCTCCGAGCACATCCCGGCGGCCTTCAAGGACACCGAGGGCACCTACCACGGGCTGATCGTGCACGCGCTTGCCTACACCCGCAACACCGACACGGTGCCCGATGACCTCATGCCCACCGTGGCCACCGACTTCCTCGACCCGCTCTTCCGGGGACGCGCCATCACCACCTACCCCCACGACGACGACATCACCCTGTACCTGTACGCGACCCTCGCCGAGCGCTACGGGTGGGACTTCGTCGCCGACTACGTCCACAGCGGCGCCCAGTTCATCCGCGGCCACCTGGGCGTGGCCGACCGCATCGCCGCAGGCGACGCCGACGTCTCCATGGACAGCATCGTGGCGCTGACCATGGCGGACATCGCGGCCGGCAGGCCCACCGCGGTCCACGTGCCGCAGGACGTCATGCCGGTCTGGCCGCAGACCGCGGCGATCTTCAACAACTGCCCGCACCCCAGCACCGCGAAGCTGTACATGTCGTGGTTCCTGGCCGCCGAGCAGCAGGCCACCCTGGGCACCTGGTCGCCCCGCGCCGACCTGCCCGCCCCCACCGGCCTGCGCCCGCTCGCGGAGTACCCGCTGGCCGACCAGTTCCTCGCGTTCATGCTCGACGACGACCGCGTCCAGCAGGCCCGTGGCGCCTGCGCGGACCTGATCGGACCGGTCGTCGGGGAGCCCAACGTCGGCACGTCATGAGCAAAAGCCGGCACCGGGCCGGCCGCCGGTTCCAGCGGTGGACCGCACCTCCGCCGCTGGCTGCCGTTGACTCGCCGACGAGGAGGGAAACGTTGTCGACGCATACAGAAAACGGAGTGACAGCGGAGAGGAGGCGCCGACTGAATCTGCCTGAAAGTCTCACGACCCCAGTGATCGAGTTCGCGCTCGCGACCGTGCTGACATTCACCGTGATCACCACTGTCTGGGCTCTGCACGTGGCCCCAGCGATCGCCGAATTGGGCTCACCGCGCGGCGAACTATCCGTAGCGGCGCTGGTTGTGGCGATTGTCCTGTTCTCCCTGGTCTTGTCACCTTGGGGGCGGCGTTCGGGGGCACACATGAACCCCGCGGTCACGCTGGCGCTGTGGCTTATGCGGGCCTTCCCAGGCCGCGACGTGGCGGGCTACGTCATCGCCCAGCTTGCCGGCTCGATCGTCGGCACCGGCCTGGGACGGCTCGTCTGGGGAAGGACGAGCGGACTGCCGCCCGTCAACTATGGGGTGGCCTTGCCCTCACCCGCCTGGAACTGGTCCGAGGTCGCGCTCGCCGAGGCCAGCGGCGTCGCGGTCATCGTCCTGGTCGTCGGGTTTCTCCTCTCCATGCCTTCCGGGCGCAGCCGTGGGATGGTCCCGTACGCCGTCTCTCTCCTGGTGGCCGCGAACATCGTCGTCCTCGGCCCGCTGAGCGGCGGAAGTTCCAACCCCGCGCGCCAGTTCGGTCCTGCGCTGTGGTCGGGACAGACCGCCGATCTCGCGGTCTACCTGATCGCTCCCATGATCGGCGGAGCGGTCGGAGCGGTGGTGCACCGCGCCATTGCCGACCGCCGTCTTCACACCCACAAGCTATGCGGATCCGCCGGTCCGTCGGCCCTCGACGCAAGCAGTGGCCCGGTTCCGATCAAGGAGGCTGCGTGATGTCGACCCCTTCGTCCACCGAGTCCCAGACTGCGCTCGCCACCCTGTCCGCCGCCGCCACGCGGCTGCGAGAGAAGCGACGCATGGTGAGTGCCCTCCTTGTCGGCGTCGACGGCTCGGCCCCGATACCGGCCGGAGCGCGCATGGTGATCGACGAACGCGGCGCGATCGAGGGCTCCCTCACCGGAGGCTGCGTGGAAGCGGCCCTCGTGGAAGAGGCCGAGTTCATCCTCGCGGGAGGGCCGCCGAAGCTCGTCACCTACGGGGTCTCGGAAGACGACCTCGGGGACGTCGGCCTCATGTGCGGCGGCACGGTCCACATCTTCCTCCACGAAGTGCGCGGAGCTGACGCACAGACCGAACTCGCCGTCCTGGAAGCGGTCCTCGCCCACCGCCACGCAGCCGTCGCCACCCTCCTCGACGGACCGCACGCCGGAGCGAAGCTCGCCCTGGTCGATGGGCTGCCGCTGGGCACACTGGGCGAAATCACCCAGCTGGACCGGAACGTCCTTCGGGAACTCGACGGCCTGCTCGACCAGGGCATCACTGCCGTACGAACCTTCGACACCGACGGCACAACGGCGGGCCAGGACCTGCGCGTACACCTGCAGAGCTTCGCGTCGACGCCCCGGATGATCATCGTCGGTGCAGTGGACTTCTCCGCCGCACTCGCACCCCTGGCGCGGGAACTCGGCTACGACGTCACGATCTGCGACGCCCGCGAGCGCTTCGCCCGCTCGCCCCGCTTCTCCCGCGCCGCGAAGGTCGTCGTCGGGTGGCCGCAGGACGTGCTCCGGGGCCAGGACCTCGGCCCACGGGACGCCGTGCTGGTGTTCACCCACGACCCCAAGTTCGACGAACCAGCTCTCGCGGCAGCCCTCGCCACCTCAGCCGGCTACATCGGTGCCCTCGGCAGCCGGAAGACCGCAGCCGACCGCCGCCACCGCCTCCAGCAGGCCGGTCTCTCCTCCGCGCAGCTGAGCCGCATTCATGCCCCGTGCGGACTCGACATCGGCAGCCGCACCGTGCATGAGACGGCGATCTCCGTACTCGCCGAGATCATTGCCTCACGCAATCACCGTCCCGGCGCCCCACTGGGTGCCACCAGCGGAACAATCCACGCTGACGTGCTGGGCTTCCCCCAACAACTTGCTGCCTAGGAGTGCCCAGAAGATCCTGAAATCGCACCCGGCTTGACTCATGGCAGTTTGACATTTCCCAGCAATCTGGGGTGAGCCGGGTAGCCGGAGCGAGATCTTCATCGGAAACCTCCAGGGAAATCCTCGCCTTGAGTGAAGCCGGGGGAGGAATCGGATTCCTGCGAAGCGGGCCAGGTGCCCGCGTTTCAAGTTCCGCAAGAAGTCGCGCAGGTCGGCGGAGTACACCTCCAGTGCGTTCCGGTACCGGGACGGGAAGCTGACGCTGGCGAAGATGTCCGGCCCGCTGGACACCGTGCGCCCAGATCCACACCACCCACAGCACGACGAATGCCGTCCAGGTCAGGTCCGCACCACGCAGCACACAGTTCTCCAGGTGCCGCCGGACCGCCGATGCGGCACGGTAGATGTTGGCGACGGCAGCCATCTGCCGTGGCGGACCGGGATACCGCCGAGCTTGGCTTCCGCCACCCTCTCGGCTTGCGTGATGGATCGTTGGCCTATGCCAACGGAGTACGGGGCTGGACATGCTCGGCGACGGGTCCGGGGATGGCCGGTCCCGGGGAGTTGTCCCCCCGGCGGAACTCCAGGACAGTGACGGCCAGCAGCCAGATGACTGCCGCAGCCATGAGGCCGGCGCAGAGCGCCATGTCGGGCATGCGGTTGAGCTCCTGGTATCTGAGGTATTGCAGGTACGAGCCGAACGATGAGATCTGCACCACGACGGGTAGCAGCCAGAGCTGCTTGGGCAGGTAGAACGCCGAGAGCACGCTCAGCACATCCGCCACATAGAAGTAGCGTTCGTGCATCGACGGCAGCAGGAACGGCACGAGAACGGCTGAGACGGTGGCCATCAGGAGGATGCGCGTCGAAGTGATCTCACTGTCGCGTCCACCGAGCCGCATGGACGCACGGCCGACGCGCGAGAACACGACCAGTGCCGTCAGCGCGAGCACAACGAACCCGGTGCCAAGGATGCCCGCCGAGCGGATGGCGTCGGCGTGGTCGCCCGATGTGACGAACTGGTACACGGACGGCGCGTTCATGGTGAGGAACTGGTAGGTGCCGGTCTGTCGCGCGTAGATGGTCAGGAGCTGCACCGGGTCGGCGCCGAGCAGAAGTGCGGGCACGTCTAGGGCCAGGTAGACGGCGGGAATGGCCAAGAGGGCCTTCGAGGGCAACCGCCGGGTGAGGAGCAGCACGAACAGGAACGGGAAGATGAAGACGGTCTGCAGTTTGAACGCGAGCGCTAGCCCGAAGAAGGTGCAGGCCCACCACGGACGGTGGCGCAGTACGAAGTAGATCCCTCCGAGGATGAAAGCGGTGAATATCGAGTCAGCCTGGCCCCACCAGCCGCTGTTGGCCGTCACCGTCGGCAGGAGCGGGACGATGCCCCCGGCGGCGAGGGCCAGACCCGGCCGGCCAGGATGGCGCAGGGCCGTGATCCGGAACGCAAAAATCGCCAGGAGCAGGTCGAATCCGACTGAGATCGCCTTGATCCCGGCGAGCGGCGAGATCGGCAAGTGCGTCAACAACGCCAGGAAGTAGAGGTAGGGGACGTTGTAGTCGGAGAAGCCGGGGTCCTTGAGGGCGTGGAAGCCACCGTTCGCGGAGATGTGCTGGTACCAGGGCTTCAGGAACCTGGTGTAGTCGGGGGACTGCTGGTGCACCATCGAGAGCCGTACGGCGATCACGGCGACGGCAATGACGGCTGCGATGGCAAAGGTGCTGCCGGACCACCCGAGGAGACCTGTCGACGACGCTTCAGGCATACGCGAACGAAGTTTGGCAGCTATTCGCGACATTTATGGCCTTTGCTGTGATGAATGATGAATCTGGAGGCGGCACAAAAATGCGATCCGGCCTGCTATTGCAGATGAACGGTTTGGGGTCTTCGTTCCAGCCCTTATCCAGGCCCGGATGTCGGCTTCGAGAGCCTAGTATCCCGGTTGCGCTCCTTCACTTTCCTGGCCAGCGTGTCCGTCTCAAGCCTTTGGGCTGACGCTTCGTCAGGACGGTGGTGGTTCGTGACCTATCCGATCGGGGTGCGCGCGGTACTGTCGCACCTACGCCGTCAACCAGTACGAGACCGCTGTCAACAGCCCGAAGAACTCAAGCGGTTCGCCGAACACGAAGGCGGCATCGAGCACGTCAGCGCCGACAATATGCCAGCCGCCACCGACTTCATCGCCGACACCCTCTGAACCACCCCCAGAGTGACGCCTGCTGAGCCGCCCGGCTGGCTGCCACCCGGCACGCCAGGAAGGCTCGGCCACGCTCGGGATCTGCCCTGGGCACCCGCGGTGGAGTAGATCCTCCACCTCTCGCAAAGCCTCACCAAGAAGCCCTTTCGCCTCTGCCCGCCTGCTCGCACTGATCCTCGACCACAACGAACACACCACTGCCCTGCTCGAGGACCCCGGGGTGAACACAGCCGAACTGCGGGCTGCGGCGGCCGCAGCAGTCAGGGAACCCTGACGCACTCATGCCATCGCTTGATCGCGCCCCTCCCTCAAGACGAGCTGCACCCATCGTTTAATGCAAGGCTCAACGCGCCGCAGCGACCCGACATCTGACAATTAGTCAGGTCCGGAACCTTCTGCCGACAACAGTCCCACCGCTCCCGCGGAGCCCCGCTCGTGGGAGCCCAGCGGGGCCCCGCTGCCCTCGTGTCAGGACCTGCGAGAGATGCTGATCCCGCACGGCTCTTCAGCGTAGTCACGCCCGCCGTGGGGCGGGCGGGCCAGGGTGCTGTTCGCGTCCGTGATACTGCTGTCGCGTCCTTTTGCCGCGGCTGTACGGCTGTTGCCGCGGCAGGTGGGGTGCCTCATGATGTGAAGGATGCGGGCGCTGAGGGATTCGGCACTGCCTGTCCGGGTTCCATTCGCCACGGTGCTGGCAGGAGCCCTTGTCGCCTTGGGCTGTTGGGGTTTTGCACTCCGTTTGGATACGCCCTGTGACGGTACCGATGTGCGTTATTCGCGTGCTGATTGGCTGCCTGCGAGGCTCGTGGTGGGGCAGTGGTTTTCCCATGCGAAGCAGGTCAGGAACGATGATGTAGTCATCGCGATCGAGGGATATTCCCTGGCCGAGGGCGTGGGCTCGGTACCGGATCAGACCTTGCGTTCCGGTGCTGTG from Streptomyces sp. NBC_00258 includes:
- a CDS encoding molybdopterin cofactor-binding domain-containing protein gives rise to the protein MKLDVNGELHDVDDRHAKTPLLWVLRDVLGVRSVKFGCGGGFCAACTVLVDGKAVKACQQLAGRVQGKVVTAQAAAGAEADAVRDAWYRKNVVQCGYCQPGQICAATALLSADPEPDDLAIDKAMTGNLCRCGTYPRIRAAIHEAADTLKAGRRPAPVPTGDTGGEPVFDVTDPIGAYVTIDPDGTVHVASSQLEMGQGVHTALTTILAEELDVEPASVHVVTVTDTSGRYDNPILGGGLQSTGSSTSLIMFWQRYRQIAAVLRQRLKNAAALRWTVQAEEIEVSAGVLSHPDGHRATVGELAAEAALLPAPLDAQPKQADEYRQVGRDGGPRVDSPGKIWGTAAYTIDVEWPGVLTALVVHPPLFGATLASVEDDAAREMPGVVDVVTISNGVAVVAETFFDAVKGAAALVLEWDNTGAETRGTDQLREEHLQLAREGSGAAVAKSEGDVEAALAAAHTVVESVVDVPYLAHAPMEPHNAACRMREDGVLEVRAGTQSGDVARMVAADVTGLPDDRIEVQTALAGGGFGLRLGAAPSPVSEAVEITQALGFKHPVKVQSSRTEEFKSGQFRPMAAVRVRAGLDATGAITAWDHRVVAQAVAESLPVTGKALFQNGVDILQVVGAIDHPYAFGDQRVEMIHFPTAIPVATWRSIGMVQNVLAIETVLDEIAERLDRDPLELRRDLLVSSPRTLAVLNLAAERSDWFTPLPAGRARGVAVSSGFGTHSALVVEISTDARDQIHLDRIVLVADPGTVVNPDMVRAQLEGGALFGLSAALSGRITLKDGNVVQQNFDGYPIMRMAGTPDIDIHLVPSGDAPGGIGEVAVPTVAPALVNAIASLRGERIRSLPVSTSTKISPTGGIRTRIAHDPSARPAPQENPITAVDIVPTQDGPYKCSGPITIHDHDGREVDVPDGDVYLCRCGASANKPFCDGSHASVAFDGTLNN
- a CDS encoding ABC transporter substrate-binding protein produces the protein MNSTLTDNPQWEQLYQAALREGGALSLYGGGPVTLYTGAAAAFEKAFPGITVDITATFSNILAPKIDAQIAAENLEVDLAIFQTVQDFYHWKQRSVLTAYQPDGSEHIPAAFKDTEGTYHGLIVHALAYTRNTDTVPDDLMPTVATDFLDPLFRGRAITTYPHDDDITLYLYATLAERYGWDFVADYVHSGAQFIRGHLGVADRIAAGDADVSMDSIVALTMADIAAGRPTAVHVPQDVMPVWPQTAAIFNNCPHPSTAKLYMSWFLAAEQQATLGTWSPRADLPAPTGLRPLAEYPLADQFLAFMLDDDRVQQARGACADLIGPVVGEPNVGTS
- a CDS encoding MIP/aquaporin family protein codes for the protein MIEFALATVLTFTVITTVWALHVAPAIAELGSPRGELSVAALVVAIVLFSLVLSPWGRRSGAHMNPAVTLALWLMRAFPGRDVAGYVIAQLAGSIVGTGLGRLVWGRTSGLPPVNYGVALPSPAWNWSEVALAEASGVAVIVLVVGFLLSMPSGRSRGMVPYAVSLLVAANIVVLGPLSGGSSNPARQFGPALWSGQTADLAVYLIAPMIGGAVGAVVHRAIADRRLHTHKLCGSAGPSALDASSGPVPIKEAA
- a CDS encoding XdhC family protein; translated protein: MSTPSSTESQTALATLSAAATRLREKRRMVSALLVGVDGSAPIPAGARMVIDERGAIEGSLTGGCVEAALVEEAEFILAGGPPKLVTYGVSEDDLGDVGLMCGGTVHIFLHEVRGADAQTELAVLEAVLAHRHAAVATLLDGPHAGAKLALVDGLPLGTLGEITQLDRNVLRELDGLLDQGITAVRTFDTDGTTAGQDLRVHLQSFASTPRMIIVGAVDFSAALAPLARELGYDVTICDARERFARSPRFSRAAKVVVGWPQDVLRGQDLGPRDAVLVFTHDPKFDEPALAAALATSAGYIGALGSRKTAADRRHRLQQAGLSSAQLSRIHAPCGLDIGSRTVHETAISVLAEIIASRNHRPGAPLGATSGTIHADVLGFPQQLAA